The proteins below come from a single Papaver somniferum cultivar HN1 chromosome 11, ASM357369v1, whole genome shotgun sequence genomic window:
- the LOC113324684 gene encoding uncharacterized protein LOC113324684 — MSLMRAYVRVKYGIYLNTSSDEEDKALLMLTQLCLDERLRIIRQLVPREVQTRSVITRDRVWHDAKMMNDYFTPETGYTSRQFKQRLGMRVELFEKLLENLLEVDPEWKQRPDATSTMGYMKFVAVMKCLCKSTAYDSVYDYTRMGATIIYHYLKRFCHTICMTFGERYLREPTPEDVQRFLDENAERGFPRMLGSVDCMQWPWKNCLIAWQETYRVKRNIVVWY; from the coding sequence ATGAGTCTAATGCGTGCTTATGTGAGAGTTAAATATGGAATCTATTTGAATActtctagtgatgaagaagacaaaGCTTTGCTAATGTTGACACAACTTTGTTTGGATGAGCGGTTGCGTATTATTCGACAACTGGTACCTAGGGAGGTACAGACACGCAGTGTAATAACTCGTGATCGAGTGTGGCATGATGCgaaaatgatgaatgattattttacaCCTGAAACTGGTTATACCTCAAGACAATTCAAACAACGTCTAGGCATGAGGGTAGAATTATTCGAGAAATTGTTAGAAAACTTGCTTGAAGTGGACCCAGAATGGAAACAACGTCCGGATGCCACCAGTACTATGGGGTATATGAAATTTGTTGCAgtgatgaaatgtttatgcaaaaGTACGGCATATGATAGTGTTTATGATTACACTCGTATGGGTGCCACTATAATATACCATTATCTAAAAAGATTTTGCCACACCATTTGCATGACTTTTGGAGAAAGATATTTGCGTGAACCCACTCCTGAAGATGTTCAGAGGTTTCTAGATGAGAATGCGGAACGAGGTTTTCCTAGAATGCTTGgtagtgttgattgtatgcaATGGCCATGGAAGAATTGTCTGATAGCTTGGCAAGAAACTTACCGGGTAAAGAGAAACATAGTAGTATGGTATTAG